Proteins encoded together in one Miscanthus floridulus cultivar M001 chromosome 16, ASM1932011v1, whole genome shotgun sequence window:
- the LOC136510060 gene encoding transcription initiation factor IIB-like: MHTSTVTMAEESVYCPDCHRTTEVVLDHATGDTICTECALVLEAHYIDEGSEWRNFADDGGGEDSDPSRVGGPNDPFLSNAPLVTRIAYARPQKTHGEGGHALPRVRVSAGGGGADHEQTLVDAFHAIADMADRLGLVATIRDRAKDVYKRLDEAKACPTRGKKRDVFYAACLYVACRNEGKPRTYKELATVTAAGAAAKKEIGKMTTLIKKVLGEEAGQVMDIGVVRAADYMRLFCSRLGMGNQEMRAAQEAARRLENGLDVRRNPESIAAAISYMVVQRAGAGKTVRDVSMATGVAEATIKEAHKDLTPHADMLFA, translated from the coding sequence CGGTAACCATGGCTGAGGAGTCGGTCTACTGCCCGGACTGCCACCGTACGACGGAGGTGGTGCTGGACCACGCTACCGGCGACACAATCTGCACCGAGTGCGCGCTCGTCCTGGAGGCGCACTACATCGACGAGGGCTCCGAGTGGCGCAACTTcgcggacgacggcggcggcgaggacagCGACCCGAGCCGCGTCGGTGGGCCCAACGACCCGTTCCTCTCCAACGCGCCGCTCGTCACCCGCATCGCCTACGCCCGCCCGCAGAAGACGCACGGCGAGGGCGGCCACGCGCTTCCAAGAGTGCGGGtcagcgccggcggcggcggcgcggaccACGAGCAGACGCTGGTGGATGCGTTCCACGCCATCGCTGACATGGCGGACCGCCTCGGCCTCGTCGCCACCATCCGGGACCGCGCGAAGGACGTCTACAAGAGGCTGGACGAGGCCAAGGCGTGCCCCACGAGGGGCAAGAAGAGGGACGTGTTCTACGCCGCGTGCCTCTACGTCGCGTGCCGCAACGAGGGCAAGCCGCGGACGTACAAGGAGCTGGCCACGGtcaccgccgccggcgccgccgccaagAAGGAGATCGGCAAGATGACCACGCTCATCAAGAAGGTGCTCGGGGAGGAGGCCGGGCAGGTGATGGACATCGGCGTCGTCCGCGCCGCCGACTACATGCGCCTCTTCTGCTCCCGGCTCGGGATGGGCAACCAGGAGATGCGCGCCGCGCAGGAGGCCGCGCGGAGGCTCGAGAACGGCCTCGACGTGCGGCGCAACCCCGAGTCCATCGCGGCCGCCATTAGCTACATGGTCGTACAGCGCGCCGGTGCCGGCAAGACCGTCCGCGACGTGTCCATGGCCACCGGCGTCGCCGAGGCCACCATCAAGGAGGCGCACAAGGACCTCACCCCGCACGCGGACATGCTCTTTGCCTAG